From the genome of Natrinema marinum:
CCGCAACACGCCACCGGCGACGGCGACGACGAGCCCCCCGGAGGCCAACACGAGGAGTCCGGGGACGTACGACCCTGTGAGATCGCGCAACGTCCCCACGAGCACCGGACCGAGGAAGCCGCCGATCTCGCCGACGGCGAAGATGAAGCCGACGGCCGTGCCGGTCAGCCGCGCGCCGATCCCCTCGAGGTCCGGCGGGATCGCCCGCACGAGCGGGGAGAGGCCGCCGAATCCGAATCCGGTGACGAGGATGCTCCCGAGCAAGAGGAGGCCGACACCGCTCGCGACCACGCCGGAGATGCCGAGGGCGGCGACGAGCCCGCAACCCATCAGCGCCGTGCGACGAGCGCCGAACCGATCCGCCACTACCGGGATGGTCAGCACGCCGACGACGTTGGCGGCCACGAGCAGACTCGTGGTCCGACCGGCTCGGTCCGCCGAAAAGCCGCGGGCCTCGAGCAGCGTCGGGAGCCACCCCTGCATTCCGTGGGCGATCAGCAGGTACATCGTCCCGACGACGACCACGAGCTGCAGCTCACGGTGGGTGAGGACGAGTTTCAGATCCCGGCGGATCGCGGCGAGCGTGAGCGACGAGTCCGCCGCGTCGGCGTCGTTGGCCGCGCGGTTTCGGGCGTCGATCCCCAACCGCTGTGCGACGACGAACCACAGCAGGCCGTAGCCGACCGCGACGACCCCGCTCCAGAAGAACAGGTCGCGCCAGCCCCCCAGTAGCGGCCCCAGGATCGGGCGACCGACGGCGAAGGCGCTCGCCGTCCCCGCCGACGCGCCGACGAGGTAGATCGAGGAGGGAAAACCGGTTTCGTCGGGCGGAAAGAGCACCGAGACGAGCTTCGGTAATCCGAACGTGATGGCCGTCGCGCCGACGCCGATGAGCAGCGTCGCACCGAGCAGCGACGGAAAGCCGACGGCGAAGCTGCGGCCGACCTGCGCGACGCCGTAGACCAGCACGCCGGCCGCGAGGCTCCGCCCCGGCCCGACTCGGTCGACGACCATCCCCGTAAACAGCGCGATCGGGATGTACGTCAGCGGGACCGCCCCCGCGACGACGCCCGCTTGTGTTCCGGAGAGCGCGAGATCGTCGATGATCGTCGAGAGGTACGCTGGTAGCGAGAACCAGATAAACATCAGGCACGTGTAGCCGAGCGTCCCGACGACGACGGCGGCGTACGCGCGACGACGATCCATCCGTTCGGTCATCCGTCCGTGCGTGGACGGCCCCGGCCCGAGTATCTTGCCGTAGCGGTAGCCTGGCCCGACGACGGCGGTGAGGACGGACTCGTTTCTATCCGGACGATGTCCGTCGACCCATGACGCCCGCCGAACGGGCGTTCGTAGAGCGCGCTCGAGGGAGAAAACGCACCGGTCAGTCGTCGACGAGTGGCCGTTCGGCGTTGCCGACGATGAGCAGCGCCCCCGTGACGACGGCGGCGGCCGTCACCAGCGGGTTGACGACGCCGAGGACGGCGGCGGGGACGGCGATCGCGTTGTAGACGAACGCGAGCCCGACGTTCTGTCGGAGGCGGTCGCGGGCCGTCGTCGCCAGCGCGAACGCGCGCTCGACCGCGGCCAAGTCGTCGTCCGCGATCGCGATATCGGCCGCGTCGGCGGCGAGGGCGGTGCCGCTGCCAAGCGAGATGCCCAGATCGGCCGCGGCGAGCGCGGGCGCGTCGTTCGTCCCGTCGCCGACCATCGCGACACGGTTCTCGGCTCGCATCCGCCTGACGGCCGCCGTCTTCGCGTCCGGCGAGACGCCCGCGAAGACGTGATCGACGCCCGGATGCGCCGCGAAGCTTTCGGCGGCCGCCCCCTCGTCGCCGGTCAGTACGACGACGTCGACGCCGTCCGCATCGAGCGCCGCGACCGTCTCGTCCCACCCCTCGCGGGGATCGTCGCCGACGATGACGAGCCCCGCCGCCTCGCCGTCGCGGCCGACGACGACCGGGAGCCGGCCGGCCTCGCGGGCGCGCTCGAGTCGCGTCTCGAGGTCCGCACCGAGCGCCCAGTCGCGCTCCCGAAAGAGATCGGGGTGGCCGACCAGCACCCGCTTCCCGTCGACGGTTCCCTCGACGCCGGTCGCGTGGGTGTGGAAGTCCTCGACCGCCAAATCGGCGGACGCGGTGGAGCCGCCGTCCGCTCGCGCGTTCTCGCTTCCGTCACCGCTCCCGTCGAAGGCCTCGGCGATCGCCGCCGCGGCCGGGTGGGCCGCGCGCTGCTCTAAGGCGGCCGCCGCCTCGAGTACGTCGGCGGGGGCGTCGGCCTCTCGGACGGCCATCTCGCCCGTGGTGAGCGTTCCGGTCTTGTCGAAGACGACGACATCGACCGCGCGCAGGCGCTCGAAGATCGTCTCGTCGAAGACGACGATCCCGCGCTCGAGGGCGGCCTGGAGGCTCGCGGCGACGGTGTACGGCGTCGCGAAGCCCAGCGCCCACGGGCTGGCGACCATGATCGTCATGCAGGCGGCCAGCGCGGTCGCCACCGGACTCGCACCGAGGAGAAACGAGCCCGCGCCGACGACGACCGCAGCGGCGAGGACGATCGGGACGATAATCGCGGCGTACTCGTTAGCCCGGCGCGTGACGCCGTGGTCGGCGCTCTGGACGTTCCAGACGACCTGCGTGAGCCGCTCGATGCTGCTGGTCGTCCGCTCGCCGACGTCGACGACCGCCGCGTCGGTGGTGACGACCGAACCGCCGATCACCGCGTCGCCCGCGCGTTTCGTGACCGGCAGCGACTCGCCCGTGACGACGGCCTCGTCGACCGCACACTCGCCCTCGGCGAGCGTCCCGTCGACGGGGATGCGCTCGCCCTCGCGGACGAGCACCCGATCGCTCGACTCGAGGTCGGCGACCGGAATCTCCGTCGTCGAGCCGTCCGACGCGTACAGCCGGGCCGTGTCGACCTGCGAGACGGTGAGGTCAGTCAGCCGGTCAGCCGCGCGGCGCTTGATCGTCGACTCGTAGTAGATCGCGCCCATCACGAGCGCGGCGACGACGATCGTGAGGTCGAAGTAGACATCGGTCCCCCCAAGGACGGAGACGATCGCGGCGTAGACGTACGCGCTACAGATCGTCAGCGCCGCGAGCAGGTCCGTCGTCGGCCGCCGCAGCTTCAGGCTGACGTACGCGCCCCGGAGCAGCGGGCCGCCGGTCAGGTAGACGATCGCGCCCGTCAGCACGATGAACAGGGGGAGATACAGCGAGCCGCTGAAGCCGGTGAACGCGCCCTCGAAGTGTTCGATCGCGCCCCAGTCGGTGAACGCGGTGAGATACATCGGGTAGAACACCGCCACGAACGGCAACAGGAGGAACGAGCCGAAGACGACCCCCACCACGTACCGCATCTCGAGCATGTCGTCCGCCCGGCGCTTTCGCAGCCCGGACATCTCGCGGGAGCGACGCGTGCCGCCGCTCTCCTCGTCGGCCGTCGCCTCCTCCCGTAGATAGGCCGTGTAGCCGACCGTGCTCAGCGCGTCCTCGAGCTCGGCCGGCGAGATTCGCTCCGGATCGTGATCGACCCGGACCGTCTCCGTGACGTAGCTCGCCTCGGCGTCGGCCACGCCCTCGCGGCCCTCGGCGACTTTCTCGAGGAACGCCTCGCAGGTCGCCGAGTGCATGCCGTCGATCCGGAGGAACGTGCTGGTCGTCGCGTCCGCGTCCCCCTGTCCGTTGGTTCGGTCGTCGGGACCGCCGATATCGGCCGGCGTACCAGCGTCGCTATCGCCGTCGCTCGTCCCGTACTCGGCGGCGACATCGCGACAGCCGGTCGAACAGAAACCGTCCGACTCGAGCCCGTCGTCGGCCGCCGACAGCGCCGTCCCACACAGCCGGCAGCGCTCGTGCCGGTCGCTCTCTGCGCGTCGATCGCTCACGGTCGTCGCTCCGGGTTCGACGGCAATAACAGTGACCGATCCGGTCGCTCGCCGAGCACGGCGTCGACCCGATGGGTCCGACCCGGTCCGTCACGTCGTGTCCAGATCGAGCCGCGAGAACGACCACGCGTCGATCGAACTCGACTCGAGACCGATCCCGTCACCGAGATCGCGCGCGAGGAGCGTCCGCGCGGTCGGCTGGAGCAGCGCCGACAGCGGCAAGCGCGTGTCCGGATAGAAGCGAAATCGCAGGGGCGCCGGCAGCGTCTCGCCGAACGCCTCGACGTAGCCGCGGTCCGCGTGGTCGTCGAGCGCCGCCGCGAGCAGGCGTTCTATCGCCGCCCCCGCCTCGAGCGTCCGCGGGAGCGTCTCGACGACGCGGGTGTACGCGTCGGTGCTCGAGGTGACGAGCGCGGCGACGGGCTCGTCGTCCCGCCGGGCAACGTAAGCCGCGTACGTCCGCGCAGGGTTGGCGAACCGCCAGCGGTAGAACGCGGCGGTGCGGTTCGTGTGGATCGCGTCGGGGATCGAACGCCGGTAGACCGTCTCGAGGATCTCGGGCGGCGGCGTCTCGTGGCGTTCGATCTCGAGGTCGCCGTCGGCGCCGACGAGCAGCCGGTCGCCGGCCCGGTGGGAGGTCGCGATCGCACCCTCGAGAGCGTCCGCGAGCGCGGCGATCCGCCGGCCGTCGGCCGCTCGCGGGTCGGTAGCGGGCGACGACGGGCCGGCGTCGGTTCGATCCTCGAGGACGCTGACGGGGTTTTGCGGGCGGTAGTAGGCCGGTACCGTTCCGATCTCTTTCCAGCCGTGTGCGAGGTTGCCGGGTTTCGAGTGCTCGTTGGGGAAGTTGAAGAAAAACGACGGCTGGCCGGTGCGATAGCGCTCGATGGCGTGCTCGTTCATCCGGCCGAACAGGCCCTGACCGCGATGGTCGGCGTGGATCATCGTATCACAGGGCTGGAACGCGGTCCGAACGACGCCGCTGAGCCGCATCTCCTGGGCGAAAAACGACCGGAAGCCGACCGGCTCGCCGCCGACGGTCGCGGCGACGATCGG
Proteins encoded in this window:
- a CDS encoding CynX/NimT family MFS transporter yields the protein MTERMDRRRAYAAVVVGTLGYTCLMFIWFSLPAYLSTIIDDLALSGTQAGVVAGAVPLTYIPIALFTGMVVDRVGPGRSLAAGVLVYGVAQVGRSFAVGFPSLLGATLLIGVGATAITFGLPKLVSVLFPPDETGFPSSIYLVGASAGTASAFAVGRPILGPLLGGWRDLFFWSGVVAVGYGLLWFVVAQRLGIDARNRAANDADAADSSLTLAAIRRDLKLVLTHRELQLVVVVGTMYLLIAHGMQGWLPTLLEARGFSADRAGRTTSLLVAANVVGVLTIPVVADRFGARRTALMGCGLVAALGISGVVASGVGLLLLGSILVTGFGFGGLSPLVRAIPPDLEGIGARLTGTAVGFIFAVGEIGGFLGPVLVGTLRDLTGSYVPGLLVLASGGLVVAVAGGVLRYRYGDS
- a CDS encoding heavy metal translocating P-type ATPase codes for the protein MSDRRAESDRHERCRLCGTALSAADDGLESDGFCSTGCRDVAAEYGTSDGDSDAGTPADIGGPDDRTNGQGDADATTSTFLRIDGMHSATCEAFLEKVAEGREGVADAEASYVTETVRVDHDPERISPAELEDALSTVGYTAYLREEATADEESGGTRRSREMSGLRKRRADDMLEMRYVVGVVFGSFLLLPFVAVFYPMYLTAFTDWGAIEHFEGAFTGFSGSLYLPLFIVLTGAIVYLTGGPLLRGAYVSLKLRRPTTDLLAALTICSAYVYAAIVSVLGGTDVYFDLTIVVAALVMGAIYYESTIKRRAADRLTDLTVSQVDTARLYASDGSTTEIPVADLESSDRVLVREGERIPVDGTLAEGECAVDEAVVTGESLPVTKRAGDAVIGGSVVTTDAAVVDVGERTTSSIERLTQVVWNVQSADHGVTRRANEYAAIIVPIVLAAAVVVGAGSFLLGASPVATALAACMTIMVASPWALGFATPYTVAASLQAALERGIVVFDETIFERLRAVDVVVFDKTGTLTTGEMAVREADAPADVLEAAAALEQRAAHPAAAAIAEAFDGSGDGSENARADGGSTASADLAVEDFHTHATGVEGTVDGKRVLVGHPDLFRERDWALGADLETRLERAREAGRLPVVVGRDGEAAGLVIVGDDPREGWDETVAALDADGVDVVVLTGDEGAAAESFAAHPGVDHVFAGVSPDAKTAAVRRMRAENRVAMVGDGTNDAPALAAADLGISLGSGTALAADAADIAIADDDLAAVERAFALATTARDRLRQNVGLAFVYNAIAVPAAVLGVVNPLVTAAAVVTGALLIVGNAERPLVDD
- a CDS encoding GNAT family N-acetyltransferase; this translates as MSTSPRAATRQTVRAFAPADRAAFLSLYETVFGHERSADWFRWKFRENPYVDHVPIVAATVGGEPVGFRSFFAQEMRLSGVVRTAFQPCDTMIHADHRGQGLFGRMNEHAIERYRTGQPSFFFNFPNEHSKPGNLAHGWKEIGTVPAYYRPQNPVSVLEDRTDAGPSSPATDPRAADGRRIAALADALEGAIATSHRAGDRLLVGADGDLEIERHETPPPEILETVYRRSIPDAIHTNRTAAFYRWRFANPARTYAAYVARRDDEPVAALVTSSTDAYTRVVETLPRTLEAGAAIERLLAAALDDHADRGYVEAFGETLPAPLRFRFYPDTRLPLSALLQPTARTLLARDLGDGIGLESSSIDAWSFSRLDLDTT